The following proteins come from a genomic window of Gottfriedia acidiceleris:
- a CDS encoding DedA family protein has protein sequence MQNWIIETMDTFGYLGIFLLIALENIFPPIPSEVILTFGGFMTTESSLSKIGVIFFSTLGSVIGAIILFWIGTLLDIKTLEKIVDRWGHFLRLTKKDVHKADEWFSKYGVWTVFFCRLIPLIRSLISIPAGMARMNFWIFLLFTTLGSLIWNTILVLVGASVGASWEKIVEYMDVYSSIIYGTLAIGLVVMIFLIIKKRKHSA, from the coding sequence ATGCAAAACTGGATTATTGAAACAATGGATACATTTGGCTATTTAGGTATCTTTTTATTAATTGCATTAGAAAACATATTTCCTCCGATTCCTTCCGAAGTAATTTTAACGTTTGGCGGGTTCATGACTACAGAATCTTCACTATCTAAAATAGGTGTTATTTTCTTTTCAACTTTAGGATCAGTAATTGGAGCAATTATACTTTTTTGGATTGGTACATTACTAGATATAAAAACGTTAGAAAAAATCGTAGACCGTTGGGGGCATTTTTTACGTTTAACTAAAAAGGATGTTCATAAAGCAGACGAATGGTTTTCAAAATACGGTGTTTGGACAGTCTTTTTTTGTAGACTAATTCCATTAATACGTAGTTTAATTTCGATACCAGCTGGAATGGCTCGAATGAATTTTTGGATCTTTTTGTTATTTACAACTTTAGGCTCATTAATATGGAATACAATTTTAGTTTTAGTTGGTGCATCAGTCGGTGCTTCCTGGGAAAAAATCGTCGAGTATATGGATGTGTATTCAAGTATTATTTATGGAACATTAGCGATTGGATTGGTCGTTATGATCTTCCTTATTATCAAAAAAAGAAAACACTCTGCTTAA
- a CDS encoding ArsR/SmtB family transcription factor, which translates to MIEEKKKVDEVCEEACQQTVMHEDIILSVKESMLKIETLTGVAELFKVLGDKTRTRILHALSQSEMCVCDLAYLLEMTQSSISHQLRVLKQAHLVKNRKEGKVVYYSLADDHVTQIFNQALEHILED; encoded by the coding sequence ATGATTGAAGAAAAGAAGAAAGTTGACGAAGTTTGTGAAGAAGCTTGTCAACAAACCGTTATGCATGAGGATATAATTCTTTCAGTAAAAGAAAGCATGTTAAAGATAGAAACACTAACAGGAGTAGCAGAACTTTTTAAAGTTCTTGGAGATAAGACGAGAACGAGAATATTACATGCACTTAGTCAATCTGAGATGTGTGTATGTGACTTAGCTTACTTATTAGAAATGACTCAATCATCTATATCACATCAGTTACGTGTATTAAAACAGGCGCATTTAGTAAAAAATCGTAAAGAAGGTAAAGTAGTTTACTATTCGTTAGCAGATGATCATGTTACGCAAATTTTCAATCAAGCACTCGAACATATTTTAGAGGATTAA
- a CDS encoding PCYCGC domain-containing protein — protein sequence MKRKTVHNVLSAITVSILLTGCSNKQAETNNTKNHENHAEHIQTSDIREQTINKETLPKFLSAQEQQIQQIYMVASQHVDLLKNIPCYCGCGESVGHKSNLDCFIHEVKEDGSIVWDSHATSCVNCMEIAVESAKLQQEGKTPLEIRKVIDNKYKEGYAKPTNTPMQKEQG from the coding sequence ATGAAACGAAAAACAGTTCATAATGTACTTTCAGCTATAACGGTTTCCATTTTGTTAACAGGATGCAGTAACAAACAAGCTGAAACGAATAATACGAAGAACCACGAAAATCATGCAGAGCATATTCAAACAAGTGATATTAGAGAACAAACAATCAATAAAGAAACTTTACCGAAGTTTTTAAGCGCTCAAGAACAACAGATTCAACAAATTTATATGGTTGCATCACAACATGTTGATTTACTTAAAAATATTCCGTGTTATTGTGGTTGCGGTGAGAGTGTAGGTCATAAAAGTAATTTAGATTGCTTTATTCATGAAGTAAAAGAAGATGGTTCAATCGTGTGGGATAGCCATGCAACTTCATGTGTCAACTGTATGGAAATTGCAGTTGAATCAGCGAAATTACAGCAAGAAGGAAAAACGCCGTTAGAAATTCGAAAAGTCATTGATAATAAATACAAAGAAGGATATGCTAAGCCGACAAATACCCCTATGCAAAAAGAACAGGGTTAA
- a CDS encoding GNAT family N-acetyltransferase — MIIKSNRLYLRKLKMDDLDYLHKLQSNVNVMRYITNRPKTLEETEIELNKILQLYEEKNADFEVMAVSKSGTIQLIGTCAVIKNDSDEFEIGYRLAEEEWGNGYGSEIASLIEDYCFEIRKLNFIVATVEAKNIYSVKILEKKGFNLILEAIDDENEELTKYYRKDRHNY, encoded by the coding sequence ATGATTATAAAATCAAATCGACTATATTTAAGAAAGCTTAAAATGGACGACTTAGATTATTTACACAAACTTCAATCTAATGTGAATGTAATGAGATACATAACAAATCGTCCCAAAACATTAGAAGAAACTGAAATTGAATTAAATAAGATTCTTCAATTGTATGAGGAGAAAAATGCTGATTTTGAAGTAATGGCAGTTAGTAAAAGTGGGACTATTCAATTGATTGGAACATGTGCAGTCATAAAAAATGATTCAGATGAGTTTGAAATAGGCTATCGATTAGCTGAAGAAGAATGGGGAAATGGTTACGGCTCTGAAATTGCTAGTTTAATAGAAGATTATTGTTTTGAAATCAGAAAGTTAAATTTTATTGTAGCTACCGTTGAAGCAAAAAACATCTATTCAGTAAAAATCCTTGAGAAAAAAGGATTTAATTTAATTTTAGAAGCAATTGATGATGAAAATGAGGAATTAACTAAATATTATCGTAAAGATCGTCATAATTATTAG
- a CDS encoding DNA alkylation repair protein — MTLEEIMKSLEEMGTEQTKKTFLRHGAKEPFFGVKIGDLKKLVKSVKKDQELALSLFHTGNSDAMYLAGLSINPKLMTKEQLQNWAKEAHWYMISESIVGAVAAESQYAIELAREWLKSDEELIENCGWSTYSHYLSIAPDEEIDKEEVRKLLNYIESNIHTSKNRVRYTMNGFVIAVGSYVPSLTVEAMMVGQKIGKVHVNVGDTACKVPLATDYIEKVEARGKLGVKKKTCIC, encoded by the coding sequence ATGACATTAGAAGAAATTATGAAATCTTTAGAGGAAATGGGCACTGAGCAAACGAAAAAAACATTTTTGCGACATGGTGCCAAGGAACCATTCTTTGGCGTTAAAATTGGTGATCTGAAAAAGCTTGTTAAATCTGTTAAAAAGGATCAAGAATTAGCATTATCACTTTTTCATACAGGAAATTCAGATGCAATGTATTTGGCAGGTTTATCAATTAATCCAAAGTTAATGACAAAGGAACAGCTTCAAAATTGGGCGAAAGAAGCTCACTGGTATATGATTTCTGAAAGTATTGTAGGTGCTGTTGCCGCAGAAAGCCAGTATGCAATTGAATTAGCTAGAGAATGGTTGAAGTCAGATGAAGAATTGATTGAAAATTGTGGATGGAGTACTTATAGTCATTATTTATCAATTGCACCAGATGAAGAGATTGATAAGGAAGAAGTTCGTAAATTACTTAATTATATTGAAAGTAATATACATACTTCAAAAAATAGAGTTCGTTATACGATGAATGGGTTTGTAATTGCAGTAGGAAGTTATGTACCAAGTCTTACAGTTGAAGCAATGATGGTTGGTCAAAAGATTGGAAAAGTCCACGTGAACGTAGGAGATACGGCTTGTAAGGTACCTCTAGCAACTGATTATATTGAAAAGGTCGAGGCGAGGGGAAAGCTCGGAGTAAAGAAAAAAACATGTATTTGTTAA
- a CDS encoding carbonic anhydrase → MNYFFLFIILFCLTFSACSNNQIVHEVHLNKSTVSAARNEDWSYTGKTGPNFWSSINKKYALCSNGKQQSPVNINQAIKKSLPLGINYHNDLFKIERSQYTVKFIPVNHSNSINLNGTAYTLLQFHFHTPSEHTINGKHSDLEIHFINENKNKSIITIGVLVDRGRLNKEFQKILNANPMDEDLGGKVVKLNLQPFIPYTSKKFSYTGSFTTPPCTEGIKWIVFNKPIQFSEEQVQSYQNYFKPNSRPVQPLNGRDLFESW, encoded by the coding sequence ATGAACTATTTTTTTCTATTCATCATACTATTCTGTCTTACATTCTCAGCCTGTTCAAATAATCAGATTGTGCATGAGGTTCATCTAAATAAATCAACAGTTTCAGCTGCAAGAAATGAAGACTGGTCTTACACAGGAAAAACTGGACCTAATTTTTGGAGTTCAATCAATAAAAAATATGCACTATGTTCAAATGGAAAACAGCAATCTCCAGTTAATATTAATCAAGCTATAAAAAAATCACTACCTTTAGGTATAAACTATCATAATGATCTTTTTAAAATAGAAAGGTCACAGTACACGGTAAAATTCATTCCGGTTAATCACTCCAACTCAATTAATTTAAATGGAACAGCCTATACATTACTACAATTTCATTTCCATACCCCAAGCGAGCATACAATAAATGGGAAACATAGTGATTTAGAAATACATTTTATAAATGAAAATAAAAATAAATCTATTATTACAATCGGAGTACTTGTAGATAGAGGGAGATTAAATAAAGAATTCCAAAAAATCTTAAATGCAAATCCTATGGATGAAGATCTTGGTGGAAAAGTTGTAAAACTAAATTTGCAGCCCTTCATTCCCTATACTAGTAAAAAATTTTCATACACCGGCTCATTTACAACTCCTCCATGTACTGAAGGGATTAAATGGATCGTCTTTAACAAACCAATACAATTTTCCGAAGAACAAGTCCAGTCTTATCAAAACTATTTCAAACCAAATAGCCGTCCCGTTCAGCCATTAAATGGTAGAGATTTATTTGAATCTTGGTAA
- a CDS encoding beta-class carbonic anhydrase has translation MLDQILDFNKKFVENKEYEQYIASKFPNKEVVVVTCMDTRLVELLPKALDIRNGDVKMIKTAGAVIAHPFGSVMRSILVSIYELGAKEVLVIGHHECGMGNTNPTRMKEKMIERGIKEENLEILGFSGLDLDKWLTGFTNVYDSVNHSVSIIKNHPLVPKEVEIHGLVIDPHTGKLEVVHRDEKTAE, from the coding sequence ATGTTAGATCAAATTTTAGATTTTAATAAGAAGTTTGTTGAGAATAAGGAATATGAGCAATACATAGCTTCAAAGTTTCCGAATAAAGAGGTTGTAGTTGTTACTTGTATGGATACACGTCTAGTTGAGCTTTTACCAAAGGCTCTTGATATTAGAAACGGTGACGTGAAAATGATTAAAACAGCTGGAGCAGTTATTGCCCATCCGTTTGGTTCAGTTATGAGAAGTATTCTAGTTTCAATCTATGAACTAGGAGCTAAAGAAGTTTTAGTAATCGGGCACCATGAGTGTGGAATGGGTAATACAAATCCTACACGTATGAAAGAAAAAATGATTGAACGAGGAATTAAAGAAGAAAACCTAGAAATTTTAGGTTTTTCAGGTCTAGATTTAGATAAATGGTTAACTGGCTTTACAAATGTATACGATAGTGTTAACCACAGTGTTTCAATTATTAAAAACCACCCACTTGTTCCAAAAGAGGTTGAAATTCATGGTTTAGTAATTGACCCTCATACAGGAAAATTAGAAGTAGTTCATCGTGATGAAAAAACTGCTGAATAA
- a CDS encoding aldo/keto reductase, whose amino-acid sequence MKFEHSIALHNGVKMPQLGLGVWRVSQEDGVDAVRTAIEVGYRHIDTAAVYQNEEQVGEAIRQSGVSRDELFITTKVWNADQGYDTTLKAHEESLKKLGLDYVDLYLIHWPVKEKYLDTYKALERLYDEKLVPAIGVSNFHVHHLEDIAAHRNIKPMVDQVELHPMFQQNELHEYCHKNGIALEAWSPLMQGGEALTNPVIKEIADQYGKSTAQVIIRWHLQRNVIVIPKSITPSRIQENFEVFNFELSSNDMQQIATLDANKRVGPDPDNFDF is encoded by the coding sequence ATGAAGTTTGAACATTCTATTGCATTACATAATGGAGTTAAAATGCCTCAATTAGGTTTAGGTGTGTGGCGTGTGTCACAAGAAGATGGTGTAGATGCAGTCCGAACAGCTATCGAAGTAGGTTATCGTCATATTGATACTGCAGCTGTCTATCAAAACGAGGAGCAAGTAGGTGAAGCAATTCGCCAATCTGGTGTTTCCCGTGATGAACTTTTTATTACAACAAAAGTTTGGAATGCTGATCAAGGATACGATACAACTTTAAAAGCTCATGAAGAAAGTCTTAAAAAATTAGGCTTGGACTATGTTGATCTTTATTTAATTCACTGGCCAGTAAAAGAAAAATATTTAGATACATATAAAGCATTAGAAAGACTTTACGATGAAAAGCTTGTACCAGCAATTGGTGTTTCAAATTTTCATGTCCATCACTTAGAAGATATTGCAGCTCATCGCAATATTAAACCAATGGTCGATCAAGTCGAATTGCACCCAATGTTTCAACAAAACGAATTACATGAATATTGTCATAAAAACGGCATTGCATTAGAAGCATGGAGTCCATTAATGCAAGGTGGCGAAGCTTTAACAAATCCTGTTATAAAAGAAATTGCGGATCAATATGGTAAATCAACTGCCCAAGTCATCATCCGTTGGCACTTACAACGCAATGTTATCGTTATTCCTAAATCAATCACACCTTCACGAATTCAAGAAAACTTTGAAGTATTTAACTTCGAGCTTTCATCAAATGATATGCAACAAATCGCTACACTTGATGCAAATAAACGTGTAGGTCCAGATCCTGATAATTTTGATTTCTAA
- a CDS encoding alanyl-tRNA editing protein translates to MGVKKLFWEDPYRTKATAIVTEVDGRNVTLNETIIYAFSGGQQSDSGRIGNYEVIEAKKDGLDIIYTLPENHDLQKGQEVVIEIDWEKRYRIMKLHFAAEIILELMYQNYHNPEKIGANITSDKARIDFYWDGKISETFPLLETKAKELIDADLEINSEFDDLENQRRFWKIKGFGKVSCGGTHIKRTGEIKGIKLKRNNIGGGKERIEIYLI, encoded by the coding sequence ATGGGGGTAAAAAAGCTATTTTGGGAAGATCCTTATCGTACAAAGGCCACTGCAATTGTTACGGAAGTAGATGGCAGGAATGTGACTTTAAATGAAACCATTATTTATGCTTTTTCGGGTGGGCAACAATCAGATTCTGGGCGAATTGGTAATTATGAGGTGATTGAAGCGAAGAAGGACGGATTAGATATTATCTACACTTTACCAGAAAATCATGACCTTCAAAAAGGGCAAGAAGTAGTGATTGAAATCGATTGGGAGAAACGATATCGAATTATGAAGCTACATTTTGCTGCAGAAATCATCTTGGAGCTAATGTATCAGAACTATCATAATCCTGAAAAAATTGGTGCAAATATTACTAGTGATAAAGCAAGAATTGATTTCTATTGGGATGGAAAAATCTCTGAGACATTCCCACTTTTAGAGACAAAAGCAAAGGAGTTGATTGATGCAGATTTGGAAATTAATAGTGAGTTTGATGACCTAGAAAATCAAAGAAGATTTTGGAAAATCAAAGGCTTTGGTAAAGTTTCGTGCGGTGGAACACATATTAAGCGAACTGGAGAAATTAAGGGAATAAAGTTAAAGCGAAACAATATAGGGGGAGGGAAAGAACGAATCGAAATTTATTTAATTTGA
- a CDS encoding IS3 family transposase (programmed frameshift): protein MAKFTLDQKITVVNEYLEGKGSLRSIGKKYSIYHKHIQKWVALFNTHGLEGLNSRYTNYSGEFKMNVLTYMNETGSSVLETAAAFNIPAPSTIFKWQSILEEKGVDALYSKKRGRPIMKRETKKKQVVEGSQEALLAEIERLKMENAYFKKVECLSSRGEKITERQKAKVIYELRHEYKVIDLVKIAEIPRSTYYYWVNKIKTPDKYVEVKESIKQIFHEHLGRYGYRRITLELRNQGLLINHKTVRRLMLELRLKSLVRVKKYRSYRGNVGRIAPNLLNREFNASKPNEKWATDVTEFHLFGEKIYFSPILDLYNGEIVAYNFEKRPVFPLVTKMLDKAFKRLNDGDSPILHSDQGWHYQMKKYQHLLKENKIIQSMSRKGNCLDNAVMENFFGLLKSELFYLQEFKSIEDFILELENYIYYYNHKRIKTKLKGLSPVQYRVQSSLVA, encoded by the exons ATGGCTAAATTTACATTAGATCAAAAGATAACTGTTGTTAACGAGTACTTAGAAGGTAAAGGATCACTAAGAAGTATTGGAAAAAAATATAGTATTTACCATAAGCATATTCAAAAATGGGTAGCTCTCTTTAATACGCATGGATTGGAGGGATTAAATTCTAGATATACAAACTACTCTGGCGAGTTTAAAATGAACGTATTAACGTATATGAACGAAACAGGGTCGTCAGTCTTAGAAACAGCTGCTGCTTTTAATATCCCAGCACCATCAACCATCTTTAAATGGCAATCCATTTTAGAGGAGAAAGGTGTGGACGCCCTTTATTCAAAAAAACGGGGGCGTCCAATTATGAAAAGAGAAACTAAGAAAAAACAAGTTGTAGAAGGATCACAAGAGGCATTATTAGCTGAAATTGAACGATTGAAAATGGAAAATGCATATT TTAAAAAAGTTGAATGCCTTAGTTCAAGAGGAGAGAAAATTACAGAACGACAAAAAGCGAAAGTAATCTATGAATTAAGGCACGAATACAAGGTAATTGATTTAGTAAAAATAGCTGAGATTCCACGTAGTACCTATTATTACTGGGTAAATAAAATTAAAACTCCTGATAAGTATGTTGAAGTAAAGGAATCTATCAAACAAATTTTCCATGAACATCTTGGGAGATATGGGTACCGTCGAATTACTTTAGAATTGCGTAATCAAGGTCTTTTAATTAACCATAAGACAGTTCGTCGATTAATGCTTGAATTAAGATTAAAGAGCCTTGTAAGAGTTAAAAAGTACCGTTCTTATCGTGGAAACGTTGGTAGAATAGCTCCAAATCTACTTAATCGTGAGTTTAACGCATCAAAGCCTAATGAAAAGTGGGCTACTGATGTAACGGAATTTCATTTATTTGGTGAGAAGATATACTTTTCGCCTATCCTCGACCTATATAACGGTGAGATCGTGGCTTATAATTTTGAAAAACGTCCTGTATTTCCATTAGTAACAAAAATGTTAGATAAAGCTTTTAAACGCCTTAATGATGGTGACTCCCCTATCCTACATTCAGATCAAGGATGGCATTACCAAATGAAAAAATATCAGCATCTACTCAAAGAAAACAAAATTATCCAAAGTATGTCCCGAAAAGGTAACTGTTTAGATAATGCAGTTATGGAAAACTTCTTTGGTTTATTAAAGTCTGAATTATTTTATCTTCAGGAATTTAAGAGTATCGAAGATTTCATTTTAGAATTAGAAAATTATATCTACTACTACAATCACAAACGAATTAAGACAAAATTAAAAGGATTGAGCCCTGTACAATACAGGGTCCAATCCTCACTAGTAGCATAA
- a CDS encoding HAMP domain-containing sensor histidine kinase, translating to MLNKLSIRWKITITIAVLMFFIFTLCNLIQSALIQMSVMNQQQHRIEKRLNETSAYLDEEYKTKKPSASSLVENKVYFEKIIQNNEMIRLLDKDGKVIFTVSRKMPKIHINKNAFGEIQKYRLHNQEIIIKSKSLHYKNFDGVLEVAMNVEIFSKLIKESFMILILGTTISLILSILSGYFLSKKILNPIKNLNQTMIKIKNNQLKERVFVGETKDELSELGLLFNKMMDELEASITRQKRFVEDASHELRTPLAIIHGHLSLVNRWGKKDETVLENSLNTCINETNRMIILTNELLQLTKLEKNSEKIEQYAPTNINEVLNEIINNYQLLHEDLEIHFHTPNQIDDKANIAREHLMQILIILFDNAVKYSKEHTIIDITTAQVANKIEIKVKDNGIGIKEEDINHIFDRFYRADKARSRANGGNGLGLSIAKDLIENYGGNLQITSENGVGTTAFITLNTI from the coding sequence TTGTTAAATAAGCTTTCGATTAGATGGAAAATAACAATTACAATAGCTGTGCTTATGTTTTTCATATTTACATTATGTAATCTTATACAATCTGCTTTGATTCAAATGTCAGTCATGAATCAGCAGCAACATCGAATTGAAAAAAGATTAAATGAAACGTCAGCTTATTTAGATGAAGAATATAAAACGAAGAAACCAAGTGCTAGCTCTTTAGTGGAAAACAAAGTGTATTTTGAGAAAATAATACAAAATAATGAAATGATTCGATTATTAGATAAAGATGGTAAAGTTATTTTTACAGTTTCTAGAAAAATGCCTAAAATTCATATTAATAAAAATGCCTTCGGGGAAATTCAAAAATATAGATTACACAATCAAGAAATTATAATTAAGAGTAAGTCATTACATTATAAGAATTTTGATGGCGTATTAGAAGTTGCAATGAATGTAGAAATCTTTTCGAAATTAATTAAAGAATCTTTCATGATTCTCATTCTAGGAACAACCATATCGTTAATTTTAAGTATTTTAAGTGGTTATTTCTTATCAAAAAAAATATTAAATCCTATTAAGAATTTAAATCAAACAATGATTAAAATAAAAAATAATCAATTAAAAGAGCGAGTTTTTGTAGGAGAAACAAAAGATGAGCTATCTGAACTCGGTCTACTCTTTAACAAAATGATGGATGAGTTAGAGGCTTCAATTACAAGACAAAAGCGATTTGTTGAAGATGCTTCTCATGAATTAAGAACACCTTTAGCAATCATTCATGGTCACTTATCACTAGTTAATCGCTGGGGGAAAAAAGACGAAACTGTTTTAGAAAACTCATTAAATACATGTATTAATGAAACAAACAGAATGATTATTTTAACGAATGAGCTTCTACAGTTAACAAAGCTAGAGAAAAATAGCGAAAAGATTGAACAATACGCTCCAACAAATATTAATGAAGTATTAAATGAAATCATAAACAATTATCAGCTGTTACATGAAGATTTGGAAATTCACTTCCATACTCCTAATCAAATAGACGATAAAGCAAATATTGCAAGAGAACATTTAATGCAAATATTAATTATTTTGTTTGATAATGCAGTTAAATACAGTAAAGAACACACCATTATCGATATAACTACTGCTCAAGTTGCAAACAAGATCGAAATCAAAGTGAAAGACAACGGAATCGGTATTAAAGAAGAAGATATCAATCATATATTTGACCGATTTTATCGAGCTGATAAAGCGAGAAGTCGAGCTAACGGCGGTAATGGTTTAGGCTTATCAATAGCAAAAGACCTAATTGAAAACTATGGTGGCAATCTACAAATTACAAGTGAAAATGGTGTTGGAACAACTGCCTTCATCACTTTAAACACAATTTAG
- a CDS encoding response regulator transcription factor — protein sequence MKKILIIEDEKELANFIRLELEYEGNEVHISNDGRDGLNQAIDQEFDLILLDLMLPNLSGIEVCRRIRAHKDTPIIMITARDSVFDRISGLDSGADDYISKPFVIEELLAHMRAIFRRIDRSTNLHCLKFKDLSLDSAARVVKKDEAIIDLTKKEFDLLYLLMSNVNRVLTREILLETVWGYGSTIETNVVDVYISYLRTKLDDKNNTYIHTVRGTGYVMRM from the coding sequence ATGAAAAAAATATTAATTATAGAAGATGAGAAAGAATTAGCAAATTTTATACGATTAGAATTAGAGTATGAAGGAAATGAAGTTCATATTTCAAATGATGGTAGAGACGGTTTAAACCAAGCCATCGACCAAGAGTTTGACTTAATCTTGCTTGATTTAATGCTTCCTAATTTAAGTGGTATTGAAGTTTGTAGACGAATTAGAGCGCATAAAGACACACCAATTATTATGATAACAGCACGAGATAGTGTTTTTGATCGAATTTCAGGATTGGATAGTGGTGCAGATGACTATATTTCAAAGCCATTTGTTATTGAAGAACTTTTAGCTCATATGCGAGCAATCTTTAGACGTATCGACCGTTCAACAAATTTACACTGCTTAAAGTTTAAAGATTTGTCATTAGATTCTGCAGCTCGAGTTGTTAAAAAGGATGAAGCGATCATAGATTTAACTAAAAAAGAATTCGATTTATTGTATTTATTAATGAGCAATGTAAATCGTGTATTAACTAGAGAAATTTTATTAGAAACTGTATGGGGCTATGGCTCTACAATTGAAACTAACGTAGTAGATGTTTATATTAGCTACCTAAGAACAAAACTAGATGATAAAAATAATACCTATATTCATACTGTAAGGGGTACTGGGTATGTAATGAGGATGTAG
- a CDS encoding Gmad2 immunoglobulin-like domain-containing protein, giving the protein MKRLLFIGLIILSIFCLISCQSSDYGNGKKDNQSSQVDKGKTTDKGNTKDTDKSTDKGNTPDKGTNNPPKKDETKPPVKVFTPVENDAFKVTSVVNDSTGKNVLIVEGKASVFEATFLYRIEDGHNVLAEGHTMADIGAPEWGNFKLVIKYNQPTSLNGVLTLYVASAKDGQPEHILNIPIQFPNYK; this is encoded by the coding sequence ATGAAAAGACTTTTATTTATTGGACTTATAATTTTAAGCATATTCTGTTTAATAAGCTGTCAATCAAGTGACTACGGTAATGGCAAAAAAGATAATCAGTCATCACAAGTTGATAAGGGAAAAACAACTGATAAGGGTAATACAAAAGATACCGACAAAAGTACTGATAAGGGCAATACACCAGATAAAGGAACTAATAATCCGCCAAAAAAGGATGAAACTAAGCCACCAGTTAAAGTATTTACACCAGTTGAAAACGATGCATTTAAAGTCACTTCAGTCGTAAATGACTCAACGGGTAAAAATGTGTTAATTGTTGAAGGGAAAGCTAGTGTTTTTGAAGCAACATTTCTTTATCGAATAGAAGATGGTCATAATGTATTAGCAGAAGGTCACACAATGGCTGATATAGGTGCACCAGAATGGGGGAACTTTAAATTAGTAATTAAATATAATCAGCCAACTAGTCTAAATGGGGTACTTACATTATATGTAGCAAGTGCAAAAGACGGCCAACCAGAACATATACTAAATATTCCGATTCAGTTTCCTAATTATAAATAA
- a CDS encoding AEC family transporter — MVIKLLIEVMLPLFFYVILGYLINRLFKLHLRTLTTLLVYLFLPVAVFMKIYDSPLSGKVAGGVLFYLVIQFVAMSLISTLICRWRGIEKSMQGTFANSIALNNSGNLGLPVNALVFKNDPFALSIGVLIVLFQNIMTFTVGVYNAEASVQMKEAIMKMLKLPIIYSVVLGFILQIAHVKLNHELVTILNPITESFAPFALITLGAQLAESGKEISWNNLAISNFLRLIGGPIIAFALIKIFGFEGVVAKALFIGSAFPSSRNSALLSFKGPHASFAAQTVITSTILSSLTLPIVIQLASTFF; from the coding sequence ATGGTCATAAAATTACTAATAGAAGTTATGCTACCTCTATTTTTTTATGTTATATTAGGCTATTTGATTAATCGTCTTTTTAAACTTCACTTACGTACTTTAACAACCCTCTTAGTTTATTTATTTCTTCCAGTAGCAGTATTTATGAAAATATATGATAGTCCGTTATCTGGTAAAGTTGCAGGTGGTGTTTTATTTTACTTGGTTATTCAATTTGTCGCCATGTCTCTAATTTCAACATTGATATGTAGATGGAGAGGAATTGAAAAATCTATGCAAGGTACATTTGCTAATAGCATTGCATTAAATAACTCCGGAAATCTTGGGTTGCCAGTAAATGCGTTAGTTTTTAAAAATGATCCTTTTGCATTGAGTATTGGAGTTTTAATTGTTTTGTTTCAAAATATAATGACATTTACTGTTGGAGTATATAATGCAGAGGCTTCAGTTCAAATGAAAGAAGCCATTATGAAAATGCTAAAGCTACCAATCATATATAGTGTGGTACTTGGCTTTATTCTTCAAATAGCTCATGTGAAATTAAATCATGAATTGGTTACCATTTTAAATCCTATTACTGAATCATTCGCCCCATTTGCGTTAATTACACTTGGAGCTCAATTAGCTGAATCGGGGAAAGAAATTAGCTGGAACAATTTAGCGATTAGTAACTTCTTAAGATTGATTGGTGGTCCGATCATTGCATTTGCACTTATAAAAATTTTCGGTTTTGAAGGTGTGGTTGCAAAAGCCCTTTTTATAGGTAGTGCCTTCCCAAGTTCAAGAAATAGTGCATTACTATCATTCAAAGGTCCGCATGCAAGTTTTGCAGCACAAACTGTAATTACATCAACTATATTAAGTAGTCTAACATTACCGATTGTAATACAACTTGCTAGTACGTTCTTTTAA